One Streptomyces sp. NBC_00554 DNA segment encodes these proteins:
- a CDS encoding RecQ family ATP-dependent DNA helicase: MTNEDPRPTANEELRTAADAVLARLVGARPGEARLREDQWRAIEALVADKRRALVVQRTGWGKSAVYFVATALLRERGAGPTVIVSPLLALMRNQVEAAARAGIRARTINSSNTEEWETIQAEVAASEVDVLLVSPERLNNPDFRDQVLPKLAAATGLLVVDEAHCISDWGHDFRPDYRRLRTMLADLPPGVPVLATTATANARVTADVAEQLGTGVSTDALVLRGPLDRESLSLGVLRLPDAAHRMAWLAEHIGDLPGSGIIYTLTVAAAEEVTAFLRQCGHTVTSYTGKTENADRQQAEEDLLANRVKALVATSALGMGFDKPDLGFVVHLGSPSSPIAYYQQVGRAGRGVEHAEVLLLPGKEDQAIWQYFASIAFPPEEQVRRTLDVLAQAGRPLSLPALEPLVELRRSRLETMLKVLDVDGAVRRVQGGWISTGNPWTYDTERYAWVAKQRASEQQAMRDYITTTGCRMEFLRRQLDDEGAAPCGRCDNCAGARFEASVSPGALDTANGELGRAGVEVEPRKMWPTGLPAVGVDLKGRIPVGEQAAPGRALGRLSDIGWGNRLRPILAPQAPDGPVPDDVAKAVVGVLTDWAKGPGGWASGQPDAQPRPAGVVTVASRARPQLIQSLGARIAEIGRLPLLGSVEYVGAAAQISRSNSAQRLKALDGALTVSPELAAALKEADGPVLLVDDATETGWTLAVASRMLRRAGAQGVLPLVLAVQA, encoded by the coding sequence GCGCGAGGATCAGTGGCGCGCCATCGAGGCCCTGGTGGCCGACAAGCGCAGAGCCCTGGTCGTGCAGCGCACCGGCTGGGGCAAGTCCGCGGTGTACTTCGTCGCGACCGCCCTGCTGCGCGAGCGCGGCGCCGGGCCCACCGTCATCGTCTCGCCGCTCCTCGCGCTCATGCGCAACCAGGTGGAGGCGGCGGCACGCGCGGGAATCCGCGCGAGGACCATCAACTCGTCCAACACGGAGGAGTGGGAGACGATCCAGGCCGAGGTCGCGGCGAGCGAGGTCGATGTTCTCCTGGTGAGCCCGGAGCGGCTCAACAACCCCGACTTCCGGGACCAGGTGCTGCCCAAGCTGGCCGCCGCGACCGGCCTGCTCGTGGTCGACGAGGCGCACTGCATCTCCGACTGGGGCCACGATTTTCGGCCGGACTACCGCCGACTGCGCACCATGCTCGCCGATCTCCCGCCCGGCGTCCCCGTCCTGGCCACCACCGCGACGGCCAACGCGCGTGTGACGGCCGATGTGGCCGAGCAGCTGGGCACCGGAGTCAGCACGGACGCCCTCGTCCTGCGCGGGCCGCTGGACCGGGAAAGCCTGAGCCTCGGTGTGCTGAGGCTCCCGGACGCCGCCCACCGGATGGCCTGGCTCGCCGAGCACATCGGTGACCTGCCGGGCTCGGGCATCATCTACACCCTCACCGTGGCCGCCGCCGAGGAAGTCACCGCGTTCCTGCGCCAGTGCGGGCACACGGTGACGTCGTACACCGGGAAGACGGAGAACGCGGACCGTCAGCAGGCCGAGGAGGACCTGCTCGCCAACCGCGTCAAGGCCTTGGTCGCCACCTCGGCGCTGGGCATGGGCTTCGACAAACCCGATCTCGGATTCGTGGTTCACCTGGGTTCGCCCTCCTCCCCCATCGCGTACTACCAGCAGGTGGGACGCGCGGGCCGCGGAGTGGAGCATGCGGAAGTGCTGCTCCTGCCGGGCAAGGAGGACCAGGCGATCTGGCAGTACTTCGCGTCGATCGCCTTTCCTCCGGAGGAGCAGGTACGCCGCACGCTGGATGTACTGGCCCAGGCGGGCAGGCCGCTGTCGCTCCCCGCCCTGGAACCACTGGTGGAGCTGCGCCGGTCCCGCCTCGAAACGATGCTCAAGGTGCTCGACGTGGACGGGGCGGTGCGGCGCGTACAGGGCGGCTGGATCTCCACGGGCAACCCATGGACGTACGACACCGAGCGCTACGCCTGGGTGGCCAAGCAGCGGGCGTCCGAGCAACAGGCGATGCGCGACTACATCACGACGACCGGCTGCCGCATGGAGTTCCTTCGGCGGCAGCTGGACGACGAAGGAGCGGCACCCTGCGGGCGCTGCGACAACTGCGCGGGAGCCCGGTTCGAGGCGTCAGTTTCGCCCGGAGCACTGGACACGGCCAATGGCGAGCTCGGCCGCGCGGGCGTCGAGGTCGAACCCCGGAAGATGTGGCCGACGGGCCTGCCTGCGGTCGGCGTCGACCTGAAGGGGCGTATCCCGGTCGGCGAACAGGCCGCGCCGGGGCGCGCTTTGGGGCGACTCTCGGACATCGGCTGGGGCAATCGGCTGCGGCCGATCCTCGCGCCCCAGGCACCGGACGGACCCGTGCCGGACGATGTCGCCAAAGCCGTGGTCGGTGTGCTGACCGACTGGGCGAAGGGACCCGGTGGCTGGGCCTCGGGGCAGCCCGACGCACAACCCCGCCCGGCCGGTGTCGTCACCGTGGCCTCACGGGCGCGTCCGCAGCTCATCCAGTCGCTGGGCGCACGGATCGCGGAGATCGGCCGGCTGCCGCTGCTGGGGTCCGTGGAGTACGTCGGTGCGGCCGCCCAGATCTCCCGGAGCAACAGCGCTCAGCGGCTCAAGGCGCTCGACGGAGCGCTCACCGTGTCACCCGAGCTGGCTGCCGCTCTGAAAGAAGCGGACGGTCCAGTGCTGCTTGTGGATGACGCGACGGAGACCGGCTGGACTCTCGCCGTGGCGTCGCGCATGCTTCGACGAGCCGGTGCGCAGGGGGTGTTGCCGCTGGTCCTCGCCGTGCAAGCGTGA